Proteins co-encoded in one Acinetobacter lwoffii genomic window:
- a CDS encoding putative sodium/potassium/calcium exchanger — protein sequence MTQQNQNNTSKQNQDKEQHARELNDQLAKEQKQNEIDKQHNQEHKNGQSAQTHADQKSDTQHNGKDANAEQSAQKDSSQENQSDKKTESFKMDDLKAKAIAIGEELLQKGEKLLNELKHGKSDGQQNAEQGSDDVKKAKADHTSQDKSSNKSDKQNAKDGQTDQQASMANLKDEAMHKFEDTRQKITDLFSEASVKFADLKQMATDTMNKMKDNQSKESDSDQQQDAKDTDSESKSQSKKDESKQDQDKNTKDQQDKSENNKNHK from the coding sequence ATGACTCAGCAGAACCAAAACAATACGTCGAAGCAAAATCAAGATAAAGAACAACATGCACGCGAATTGAATGATCAGCTTGCAAAAGAGCAAAAGCAAAACGAGATAGATAAACAGCATAATCAGGAACATAAGAACGGTCAAAGTGCCCAGACCCATGCTGATCAGAAGTCTGATACCCAGCACAACGGCAAAGATGCAAATGCTGAGCAATCAGCGCAAAAAGATAGTTCTCAAGAGAATCAGTCCGATAAAAAAACTGAAAGCTTTAAGATGGATGATCTAAAAGCCAAGGCGATTGCGATCGGTGAGGAGCTATTGCAAAAAGGTGAAAAGCTTCTGAATGAGCTGAAACATGGTAAATCTGACGGCCAGCAAAATGCTGAGCAAGGTTCGGATGATGTGAAAAAGGCCAAAGCAGATCATACATCTCAAGATAAATCATCTAACAAGTCAGATAAACAAAATGCTAAAGATGGTCAGACCGATCAGCAGGCAAGTATGGCAAATTTAAAAGATGAAGCCATGCATAAGTTTGAAGATACCAGACAGAAAATCACAGACTTATTCAGCGAAGCCTCGGTTAAGTTCGCTGATCTGAAACAGATGGCGACTGATACGATGAATAAAATGAAAGATAATCAATCGAAGGAAAGTGATTCGGATCAGCAGCAAGATGCCAAAGATACAGATTCAGAAAGCAAATCTCAGTCCAAAAAGGATGAATCGAAACAAGATCAGGATAAAAACACCAAGGATCAACAAGACAAATCTGAAAACAATAAAAATCATAAATAG
- the apbC gene encoding iron-sulfur cluster carrier protein ApbC yields the protein MSWLSSLKSVFSPSKEVNEEAVQNVLQNYILPNSSNALKDRITQVNVQGEILQITLNTYPEEKAQLQQIHDELAEALQKCGIQELNMHVIQQKTGHKQEGGCGHNHAEGENCSSEPKAEAKSNLPPVVDASAQPAKAEEPDPNNPPIQKAAPQQRDVPKHPRIQNVILVSSGKGGVGKSTTTVNLALALQKLGLRVGVLDADIYGPSIPTMLGNAGKTPMIEAEQFVPIEAYGMAVLSIGHLTGDHNTPVAWRGPKATGALMQLFNQTLWPDLDVLMIDMPPGTGDIQLTLAQRIPVTGAVIVTTPQNVALLDATKGIELFNRVQIPIMGVIENMSTHICSNCGFEEQIFGTGGGDKLSEQYQIPLLGRLPLDAKIRENADAGTPSVIAEDAAAESYMLIAEKIAAQLPKAEKDHSRIF from the coding sequence ATGTCCTGGCTTTCTTCGCTTAAATCGGTTTTTTCGCCTTCCAAGGAGGTGAACGAAGAAGCTGTGCAGAACGTACTGCAAAACTATATCTTGCCAAATTCCAGCAATGCCTTGAAAGATCGTATTACGCAGGTCAATGTACAGGGTGAAATTCTGCAAATTACTTTGAATACCTATCCCGAAGAAAAAGCGCAGCTGCAACAGATTCATGATGAACTGGCGGAAGCTTTGCAAAAATGTGGTATTCAAGAGCTGAATATGCACGTGATTCAGCAGAAAACTGGACATAAGCAAGAAGGTGGTTGCGGGCATAATCATGCTGAAGGTGAAAACTGTTCAAGCGAGCCTAAAGCTGAAGCAAAATCCAATCTTCCGCCTGTGGTTGATGCATCGGCACAGCCTGCAAAAGCAGAAGAACCTGATCCAAATAATCCGCCTATTCAAAAAGCTGCACCGCAACAGCGTGATGTCCCGAAACATCCTCGTATTCAGAATGTGATTCTGGTGTCATCCGGCAAAGGTGGCGTAGGTAAATCGACCACGACTGTCAATCTGGCCTTGGCTTTACAAAAATTAGGCCTGCGCGTAGGCGTACTCGATGCCGATATTTACGGTCCAAGTATTCCGACCATGCTCGGCAATGCCGGCAAAACGCCAATGATCGAAGCAGAGCAGTTTGTCCCTATTGAAGCCTATGGAATGGCGGTGTTATCGATTGGACATTTAACTGGAGACCACAATACTCCAGTTGCCTGGCGTGGTCCAAAAGCCACGGGTGCATTAATGCAGTTATTCAATCAGACCCTATGGCCAGACCTTGATGTGCTGATGATTGATATGCCACCTGGCACAGGCGATATCCAGTTAACTCTCGCACAGCGTATTCCGGTGACGGGTGCAGTGATTGTGACGACGCCACAAAACGTGGCCTTGCTGGATGCGACTAAAGGCATTGAATTGTTTAATCGGGTGCAGATTCCGATCATGGGCGTGATTGAAAACATGTCGACCCATATCTGCTCAAATTGTGGTTTTGAGGAACAGATTTTTGGTACCGGCGGTGGCGATAAACTGTCTGAGCAATATCAAATTCCATTATTGGGCCGTTTACCCTTGGATGCTAAAATTCGTG